In Spodoptera frugiperda isolate SF20-4 chromosome 3, AGI-APGP_CSIRO_Sfru_2.0, whole genome shotgun sequence, the genomic window TCTATTAATGTTAAAGATCAATAAACTTCGAATCGTTATTTAGTatctaataaattgtttaaataattaacatttttcaaTGGAAAATAAGAGgcaattataacaataatgttCTATATTTTAACGTTGATATAAAGTAACCGCAAGAATTCACGTCAAATACGCATTACTTTATAGTCTGGCAAAGGCTACGCGAGGGGGGAGGGGAGTGGGGGCGTGTGACCCGGttcgctacgccgtagccgcgTAGCCGTGTAGCGACGAGTGCAGTGCTCCCGTAGACACGTAGCACCCTTATGAATGGTATGTATGACGCGTACGGAAGGAGGCTTTCAACTTTGTCATCCGTTTGAAACGGTCGTTTTATTTTCAGTCGGGCTTGATTGAGAcactttacatataaaaaatatctatgttaCTATATTATTAAGAAGATACCGAGACTTTGTGATGACACGAAAAGTAGTAAGATTTGTACTATAcagtagtaaatataaatattatgcaaGCAATATATGATTTTATCTTATGCAAGTTAAAAtgttctattaaaacttgcacAAGAGtggaattttatatatttatctttGAATCTAGTATAAAAAGTCACAATTTAAGACTTAAAGTCTAAATCCAAAAGACATTCTAAATTACTacacttaaaaataagttaCATTGAGAACAGTTCCATTCAATGGATAACAAACTGATCTTTATAGGCTAAACTACAAGGTTGAATATCGTGTGTTGTTTGTATAAACAGATCCGAGTGACCCACATTTATTGAGAGTATCTTTATACATCTTTGTGGAAACGTAAAGCATACGTAAACGTATGTTGCAATTTGCATGTACTGAAttaatatgtatctatataaGGATGCTTTTGTTAAGGTATTTTGACATTTATGTGCATTTGTGCATACTATGTAAACTTGAGTAGGAAAATTGATGAATCTGAAGTATCTTTCAGAAACTTtgatataaacataatttagtaataaaataaaattttatttacaatcataataatctaaaatattCAGTTCACACCAATGAAGTGATATCGAATAAAATGTGTCACTATCATTCGTCAACTCTAAATGTAAGAAAGTTTAAACTCAATATCACGCTTTACTTAGCGGTCACGGACACAGTGAAATGGCAGTAGCCATTATGACCGCATACTGTGACACTGTGACTGTGTGACCGCAAACAGTTGTCACTTGTCTCCACAATGTCTACTATTGCCACCACAGGGATCAGGTGGACATGTAACTTTGCATTCACACTGGCAACAATATAAGAGCTATAATTGTTACATCACTATTTAGTAACATTAGTTAATATCACTAGTGTCCGAGGTCATTATACAACAAggaacattataaattatattagctataaataatgttgacctctattttataataagcaaaaaagtctattttattaaactaataccaaaacaaaagaaatcttTTTAGTCATTTAAGTTGTTATGCCTGGTATATAATCGATGTGACATTGCATAAAATGTACACAATGTCCACCTTTGTCCATTACTTCAGGCTTTAAAAGGTGTTTCAACGTCATTAAAAATAGAAGCAGATATTTCGACAGCAATATAGTCCAGTAGTCGTAGGCATCTAGAATTCAGTGCCTAAGTGGGTCAATGGTTTCGGAAAAGATATCGCTAGAACAGGAAAGAGGTCTGACCGTATTTATCTAGAATCTATAGTTTAGTGAACGAAGCCGAGTTTAGGGCTGAAATACTCCGAGCAATATTTTTGGTAGTGTGATATAAAAACGGGGTTTTATAGCAATAACAAGCTTGAATATTATGGCAAGCCTTAAAGTAAAGGAAAGGGGCACATAGTACAGTGAAATGACAATGGTTAGTGATGATAACTCTATACCATTTTTGAAATAGTAAatagaactaaataaaaaaacaaatgacaaattGTAGTACTACTTCGAATAATACTAGAAATTAAACAGTTACAAGTATTCTgattacacttttttttaatagaaaattacaaACATTTACATTAAAGCAATGTTAATCGCGAACGTTAAGGGAGCGAGCAGTGGTGTGAGCGAGTCTCATGTTAATTTGTCTAGATAGGCGCCTGGCAGCGCGCCAGCTACTTGTGCACATTCACTAAGTCGATATACTTATCGCAGGCTCTATGCTCTGTTAACTTACTTTACTGCATTTTCTAAATCTCTACTGGAATGATAATTTTAAGAGAATATTGTAGTAAAATGGTGTTGTAGTTGCATTTACTAACACTTACACATCACATCTACGAAAGATGAAACTACAATTTGGGAAACACATCAAAATGGTATAGGAATGCTTAAATCGCtgtaaaatattactaacaaCGTGTTATTTCCTCCGCAGTAATCTATTTCAGCTCCATAGTTTAAGTGCGCTACGAAGTTCGTAGCACGTGCTACGCCACAGATGTAGACCGTAGACGTATAACTAGTTTTAGATACCGGCTACGCACACAGGCTACGCAACTACATGCGTCACTTAGCCAAACAATGTGTGGgaattagtaaaaaaacataattgacTAAAATAGAACCACCATTTAACCAATAGTAGTTAATTGCCAACAATTAACTTTGTTAGTGctaatttcaatacaaaaaatcAACGTGTCAAATCAATTATGGTAATAAATTAAGAGTATAAATAATTGTCGGCAAATTACCTACACGCCGCCGGTCGATGCCGCGTATATCATCGGAACAGACGGACTAATCTCAATCATAATCGGAAAGCGATCCTTCACCATACAATGTAGTAACACAAACATCCAACTCcacaaatacaatacaataacaacTTTAACACGTATGCCTAAAGCTTAAAATACCATTGCTAAATCGGCACGACATTTAcgttcaaaaataaaaccagtaATCTCTATTTCATAGAGCGTAGAGCTGAATTTAGCTTGACGCATACCGTGGAGGTTACCGCCCGGGTCGTCAACCTGTGATTCATAAAACTACCCTCCATTACATATAGGCCTTTCCCATTTGTAACCGCCGGGGATTATACCTGCTTTTCACGCGAACTGAATTTCAAGCCAGCCATtacgttttgtttaattaatttgtcgCCACACTAATTGTGTGCTTATGGTTGATTTCTGCGGATACTATAAATTGTAACGTATGACTCGAAATACGCTACCCATCTATATCTTTAGTAGTATTGTAATCATTACACATTTAACTTCACTTAAGTATCTGCTCAAAAACATGTTAATAATCTACTTCCTTGACACGtctgtaataaaaattgttaaaaataattatatttcccAAAATACACACGTGACTCTGTTGGGAATGTGAGTGAGTCGTGTCGTAAGTAGTCAGGTCATGTCTTAACGGAGTCGCGGATGCTGCGCGCTACATTGCCATGTTTTTGCCGCATTGGGGTAAGACGTGCGAGCGGGACGCACAATTGCCCCCAACACGTGCTGATGCGAGACAACAACATTACCGAACACGTAACACGTGTTTCTTTATTACTTCcaacttattaaaatttacCAATTCAACAAGAGGGCATTCGATTTCTTTGTTACTTGAATATGCATGTCCAGTGATGATTTCATCAATTTGCGTATGGACGGTATCGTCATGTAGTTCGTGGATCAGCCGAGCAGTCGCGTACTCCGCGCGCCGGCTTGACGCCGACTGACGAATTACATTACTCATTCTGTTAACTACCCTGCTGGTGGCAAGGGACGGGCCTGTCTTGAGAGTCGTATTGACGCCGGGAACATGCCCGCAGCTACTCCGTCATACCCTAAATGTATAACGTCTAAACGGCCTTCAGCACTGTACAATGCCACGACCGCTATGAATGTTGGTTTTAGTAAATAACCTTGAATTTCCACGGGCCAACGGTACGCGCCCGCTAACTCAACTTACTAGTAAATTCCTCTGCTGAGATTGTGTGACggttagttttaataaaatgtctatttGTTCCAGGTTGCAAGATCAAAGCGCTTCGCGCAAAGACCAACACATACATCAAGACTCCGGTCCGCGGTGAGGAACCGGTTTTCGTAGTAACTGGACGCAAAGAGGATGTCGGCCGTGCCAAACGCGAGATTCTCTCAGCGGCTGAACACTTCTCTCAGATCCGCGCGTCACGCAAGTGTGGCGCTGCACCACCACCACCAGCTGGCGCGCCTGGCCACGTGACTGCACAGGTGCGCGTGCCATACCGCGTCGTGGGACTCGTCGTCGGACCCAAGGGTGCCACCATCAAACGCATCCAGCACACCACACACACGTACATCGTGACACCATCGCGCGAACGCGAGCCCGTGTTCGAGGTGACGGGACTGCCGGAGAGCGTGGAGGCTGCACGCAAGGAAATCGAGGCGCATATCGCGCTCCGCACGGGAGCTGCGGGGGCAGCAGGCACCGGAGTGCCTGCGCAGACTGACAGCGAGCCGCTCGCCACGCTCTACCGCGCTGGACTTGCGTCCCTTTTACGGCCTGATCAAGAAGCTGCATTCTCATCTGCTGGATCTTGCTCATCGGGCGGATCATCGGCGCGGCTCGGTGATCTGCTGGGAATCTGGTCTTCAACGGAGCGCGATGAAGGACTGGGCGAGTCACCATCGTTCGAGTCACCAGGCGGCGGCACCGCCAACGTGTGGGCATGGGGCCCGACGCGGCCCTCGCCCGCAGCGTCGCCGGCGCGCGCGTGCGCGGTGTGCACGGAGCGCGGCGTGGCGGCGGCGCTGGTGCCGTGCGGCCACAACCTGTTCTGCCTGGAGTGCGCGCAGCGgctggcggcgggcggcgcgccgTGCCCCGCCTGCTCGGCGCCGGCGCACCAGGCCATCCGCATCATCTCGTAAGGCGCCGGTACATGCCGCCCGCGGCCGCTGCTAACACGAGTCGCACGTTCTCGTATTAGGGATCTTTTTTACTCGAatcgttataaaaaaatattaaaagaagtaaaaatCGCGTAATCGAAATCCTGGTGCCAAAAGTCGGCGCCTCGCCGGCACGGCCCGTCCGCCGCGCCGTACCTATCTTAAGTCGGCAGAGTTGTTCAcgatatattttcttattatgaaCGTTTTTTATTAGGTCGTCGAGCGCGCGCCGCGCTCTTCGCCGCAGAGAGAGTCGAAAGTACGTTATGAtagaaatttcgaaaaaaacataaaatttaaaaaaagttgtataattattattgatagcGTAATGAGAAATCGAAAATTTATAAAGCTTAATAACGTAATAGCGTAAAGtattaagatattataataataatataataggcgAGGGACGGGCGGCGCGGGGAGCGGGTCGCAGCCTGTTGTCTGTTGAGAGTCTAGTGTAATGTAATAGTGTAAGTGCAGCGCCCGGTAATGCGGCGCTGGCTAGGTAATGCGTTGTTAGGTAATGAGTCGGTTGTGCACGCGGCCGGGCCGCAGGACTGACCTGATGCTGGCCGGCCCCCGCCCCGCCCCCCGCGCGCCATGCTCACATTATTTTTGACTATGATATGAATATTCGCTTAAATGATATTATACATACGTACACACtatgattatgataatattaatataatgtttgttttaagcgtgttttaatgtttagatttttattgtaatgtttttatgaatgatttttatctgtatgattattattattgattattattttatgtgttgACAATGTTTTTTTGTGATTACGTGCGCCCGCGCTGCGGGCCGAGGCTGCTGTATGTTCGTTTAGTGGTTATGATATcgaataataaatttaaagtaataaacgataaagaaataatacgactcattcattattatataaACTATAGTAGTCTGTAGCACATTGACTAACCATTACCTATGGATacttattaagtattattatattattgaataaatttaaagaatgcataattatatttcataggATCATTATTCTGTATAACTCTagttaaatataacaataacaaatatgaTTGTATATGTATGAGAGCGACGTTATTGTTCAGTTACCGGGGGCTCATTTTAtggattgatatttttttatttttttaccgttATTAGTTTTTGACTTACTCATGTAAAAATACGCGAGAATAAAATATCAGCCtattagattatattttaaaaaataatggttaCGTAAAATGAACCCCCGCCGTACGTAGTAATCCAGTGAtttcgataattttattttcataataaaatgggTAGACGCTTTAGGTTCAAATAACGTTGTGAGATTTGTGAAATTTTGTAGACTACATATCTTATTATAAATCTAATATAAACTATAACTTTCGAacttatatcttttattttgtcctTACACACGAAGGTGAATAACAAAGTATTTTCACCTGAAACCAGAAGAAACATTTTACAGGATATTTCCATGCATTAATTGCATATGGGAAAAGGTTGCACTCAATAACTCGATTAAATGGCTACGTTTGATGCTCGTAGCGCGGGCTACGCTGCTACaccgctacgccgtagcatgtATGACAAGCCACGTAAGACTACAATCAAATTACGAGTAACTGACTAACGCAAAGTCAGTTACTGCAACGAGATTATAATTCAGGGTCTGATCCTTAAATTGATATGCTGTGAGGTCAGTTTTAATGGGTTCTAGTCCCGTATAAGGTTGCTATCAGAATACTTCCTTGATATTGAAGGCCGGCGACGCACCTGTGACtcgtctggtgttgcgggtgtccatgggcggttcAGATCATGTACCACTAGATGACCCACCTAGTTCATAGAAAAATCTTATTCTTTGCACATACGTAAAGTTTGTTTGAAATCTTGAACGTATTATTTTCTCAAGAAAAGGATTCGAATCCCACTTGTAAAAtaagtttgatttaaataagtataagttGTGATCCGACACTAAATTTCTAAATGCCTCGAGATACGACATATAACGTAACtagaatacataataaaaaaacttgaacaaataataaaaactacaagTTACTATTCGACTAAGTAACACAGACATTAGCATTTATAACCTACCACCAACATATTATCGACTTTATGAACAGAccggtaaaattaaaaatccattgAAGCATTCTTGTCAGTATGGCTGTGCTTAGGGCCCAAGTACAAGTCACAGGGGACTATCATCACTTAGGTAATGAAGCTGTGTAATGAGCCGGCACAGCCTCCGCTAATGAATGCGCCATTACAATCACTTATATCGTAATTAGTAAGCGTTCCCTGAAATCAAATTACCGCCGAGTACATGAGAGAGAGCTGTTTGAATTTGGCTTTGTACTAACTTTGATTACGGGTTCGATACCCGTTCCAAGTGACTGTttggttggcgcagtggctcgGCTATTCTTGCTTACGAAgttacgggttcgattcctggaattgttgaattttgtatgtttgtaaacacatccacgACAGTGGAGACAATACTAAACTAGGGGTCAAAAAacctgcggactgcctagcggattaccggggctccggctcgaaaagcaggagtacgaacggagtagtttttagcagtaagagtctgatactccctctcacctcgcccaaggcggtagaagtcattggacgattttctccCTTCCCAAAAAGTAGGGTTAAAATATCAATCCCTCTATTTCCTTCACTTTATGAACTTATGCCaggaaataaaatgtatgtgtgACGTCAATATACGTACGTActacttcaaaaatattacatcaatACTAAAATACAAGAATATTGAACGAAATCACTCGAGAGATCTCGAGTACCTACTAGAGCCTGTTGAAGACCTACTTCAGCGAGTGCCCTAGAGATACGAATACCTACCTGAaaacaattacaattatttcATCGAATCCCTCGTAGGTTGCTAGGCAGCCGACGTGTTTGAGATGAAATGTTCTTGAGGTTTGTATCGACATTACATGTCATGTCATAAAAAccattaaaattatcaattaggattagtattatgtatgtatcaaatAGTTAATGAAAAAGAAAGGATTGAAGGAGCAAACGTTTAAGTAATGTTATCAAGTACCAGGCACCCATAAAGCCATAGGcactaaaatatttcacatttgtCATTCATTCATTACTAACTACATCGAATATTGTACGCCATCATATTGTAGACGTGCTACGGAATTCGTAGCACGTAGCGGTTTGAACTACGCAATGCACGTAGCAGTAGTTACATATTGCTTGTGTTTATTTGCCACTCTACACGATTTCAATGCGAAATGTACCAATAGATAGTCTCACATGTACTTTCAAatttttcatacataatatCACGCTTACTTATTTGTTTTCGACGGTAAACATAACTAAACACAGTATATTTTGGTAGAAATGTGATTGCGTTTACCATTCTCCATAAGTTCTAGAGTATTGACATAGTAGTAGTAACAAGTTATCCattgttatttacttaaatatcagAGTCCTGCATATCTTTATAAGTTACCTTAGTTCCAACTTGAGCAAGACTTGCTTACTTTGCCATCCTAATACTACTGCTACTACTGGTACCAGTTACTCTGGCTAATGGCTTCAACATTCATTGTTAAAAATCCAAATTCATTCtcctaataaattataattttaaattatttattataatttcaattgtATAATTGTTATTCTAaaaatttttacaattttaaatcgtaactacttaataaaactcaaataaacCAGTTCAAAGTGGAAAAAATAGAAATGACTCCAAGGTTGATCACCCGGTGGTACCAGGGCAGCAGGTGTTAGCAGGTAATAATAGCGACATGCGGTGCAACGACACAGAACCAGGTGAGTGTCACGAGGGTTGGGAATGTGACCAACTGACGGACGTGGACTTGTACTCGATATGAGCTTTCTATTGAATAGTGAGTTTGATTGATAACATGAAAGAATAGAAGAGCTTTTTCATAGAGGTctgattaaaaattttgacaACTTTTTTTTAGTAGATCTATACTATAGT contains:
- the LOC118274064 gene encoding RNA-binding protein MEX3B, with protein sequence MASQVEMPSSLFSDLGGGGGLVEDQRAFQLALELSMLSLGETLPATTSLASPLGFAPPPEDRAKKSQNMTECVPVPSSEHVAEIVGRQGCKIKALRAKTNTYIKTPVRGEEPVFVVTGRKEDVGRAKREILSAAEHFSQIRASRKCGAAPPPPAGAPGHVTAQVRVPYRVVGLVVGPKGATIKRIQHTTHTYIVTPSREREPVFEVTGLPESVEAARKEIEAHIALRTGAAGAAGTGVPAQTDSEPLATLYRAGLASLLRPDQEAAFSSAGSCSSGGSSARLGDLLGIWSSTERDEGLGESPSFESPGGGTANVWAWGPTRPSPAASPARACAVCTERGVAAALVPCGHNLFCLECAQRLAAGGAPCPACSAPAHQAIRIIS